The following are from one region of the Sphingomonas sp. J315 genome:
- the rpoZ gene encoding DNA-directed RNA polymerase subunit omega has product MARVTVEDCVDKVSNRFDLVLLAAQRARQISGGAELTIDRDRDKNPVVALREIAEETVRPDNLEESLVGSLQRVQIDDEEAPDDVGSLAASAEALRLTAAAPPRNQNLGADYDG; this is encoded by the coding sequence ATGGCGCGCGTCACTGTCGAGGATTGCGTCGACAAGGTCTCCAACCGTTTCGATCTCGTGCTGCTCGCGGCCCAGCGTGCGCGCCAGATTTCGGGCGGCGCGGAGCTGACCATCGATCGCGATCGCGACAAGAACCCGGTCGTCGCACTGCGCGAGATCGCCGAAGAGACCGTGCGTCCCGACAATCTCGAGGAATCGCTGGTCGGAAGCCTGCAGCGCGTGCAGATCGACGACGAGGAAGCGCCCGATGACGTCGGCAGCCTCGCCGCATCGGCAGAAGCGCTGCGCCTCACCGCCGCTGCGCCGCCGCGCAACCAGAATCTGGGTGCCGATTACGACGGCTGA
- a CDS encoding phosphatidylserine/phosphatidylglycerophosphate/cardiolipin synthase family protein: MEPAPDPSPAIATGLPPEPPPQPVFAIAGSRLQLLDTGPRRLDALLGLIAGARHSLRLLYYIYTDDTVGEQMRDALVAAVARGVEVTLIVDGLGSDPAYDTDFFAPLRDAGGRVCFFVPRLGRRYLLRNHQKIALADGESGDTARIIIGGFNIQDDYFGAPGSDGWRDLGLLVEGPAAARLTGYFDALWRWTVRPRAPMRVLRRALKQWSEPEGQLRWLLGGPTRRLSPWARAVRRDMKGARTIDILAAYFFPSPAMLLRLGRAARRGGEVRVVVPSITDNHLTLHAARFTYRGLLRRGVRVFEYLPTKLHTKLFVIDDKVQIGSANFDMRSLFLNLEVMLRIEDPGFAHHVRAYVDAEVARSLEVTRELHRARTGWWTRIMQAAVYFVVGVLDYRVTRSLNLTRED; this comes from the coding sequence ATGGAGCCGGCCCCCGATCCCTCGCCCGCCATTGCCACCGGCCTGCCGCCCGAACCGCCGCCCCAGCCGGTCTTTGCGATCGCGGGCAGTCGGCTGCAACTGCTCGACACCGGGCCGCGCCGACTCGACGCGCTGCTCGGGCTGATCGCGGGCGCGCGGCATTCGCTGCGTCTGCTCTATTACATCTACACCGACGATACGGTGGGGGAGCAGATGCGCGACGCGCTGGTCGCGGCCGTCGCGCGCGGGGTCGAGGTGACGCTGATCGTCGACGGGTTGGGCAGCGATCCGGCCTATGACACCGACTTCTTCGCACCGCTCCGCGATGCGGGCGGGCGGGTGTGCTTCTTCGTACCGCGGCTGGGGCGGCGCTATCTGTTGCGCAACCACCAGAAGATCGCGCTGGCCGATGGCGAGAGCGGCGATACCGCGCGAATCATCATCGGCGGGTTCAACATCCAGGACGATTATTTCGGCGCGCCGGGCAGCGACGGATGGCGCGACCTGGGGCTGCTGGTCGAGGGGCCGGCCGCGGCGCGGCTGACCGGCTATTTCGACGCGCTATGGCGCTGGACAGTGCGACCGCGCGCGCCGATGCGGGTGCTGCGCCGTGCGCTCAAGCAGTGGAGCGAGCCGGAGGGACAATTGCGCTGGCTGCTCGGCGGACCGACGCGGCGCCTGTCGCCTTGGGCACGCGCGGTGCGCCGCGACATGAAGGGCGCGCGCACGATCGACATCCTCGCCGCCTATTTCTTCCCGAGTCCCGCAATGTTGCTGCGCCTCGGTCGCGCGGCGCGGCGGGGCGGGGAGGTGCGGGTCGTGGTGCCGTCGATCACCGACAATCATCTGACGCTGCACGCCGCGCGCTTCACCTATCGCGGGCTGTTGCGGCGCGGCGTTCGGGTGTTCGAATATCTGCCGACCAAGTTGCACACCAAATTGTTCGTGATCGACGACAAGGTGCAGATCGGATCGGCCAATTTCGACATGCGCAGCCTGTTTCTGAACCTCGAGGTGATGCTGCGGATCGAGGATCCGGGGTTCGCGCATCACGTCCGCGCCTATGTCGATGCGGAGGTCGCCCGCTCGCTGGAGGTAACGCGGGAACTGCATCGCGCGCGCACCGGCTGGTGGACGCGGATCATGCAGGCGGCGGTCTATTTCGTGGTCGGCGTGCTCGATTATCGGGTAACCCGATCGCTCAACCTGACCCGCGAGGATTAG
- a CDS encoding NAD(+) synthase, translating to MAKHRFHSIHAHGMVRVGACTPSASAGDIAANTASHIALAKQGDAAGADLLLFPELGITGYAIDDLHLQDAVLRATTQGLDELIAASAKLKPVLLVGAALERNGRLYNCAVIIARGRVLGVVPKSYFPNYREYYEKRWFASGIGLSGTVELAGQTAPFGTDLIFAAADLPDFVFHAEICEDFWGPLPPSTFGAMAGATILCNLSASNIVIGKARERALLCAAQSSRTASAYLFSASGPGESTTDLAWDGQSLIYELGELLAASGRFDLEDELITADIDVARLRQERMRFGTFNDNAAAAGHPEQRFRRIAFEHQPGFDDIGLHRAIRRFPFVPNAPEKLDEDCYEAFNIQVEGLRKRMVATGNGKIIIGISGGLDSTHALIVAAKAMDRLGRPRSDILGFTMPGFATGERSKGNAWALMKALGITAEEVDIRPAARQMLTDMGHPYADGEPVYDITFENVQAGLRTDYLFRLANQRGGFVLGTGDLSELALGWCTYGVGDHMSHYAVNAGVPKTLIQFLIRWCVATNQFDAETDAVLDAILAQEISPELVPADASGAMQSTEAKIGPYALNDFFVHYVVRHGLAPSKIAFLAWQAWKDADAGEWPLGVPPHQRVAYDLPTIRHWLERFLIRFFAQSQFKRSAIPNGPKVSAGGALSPRGDWRAPSDGVARPWLDELEANVPT from the coding sequence GTGGCAAAGCACCGGTTCCACTCGATCCACGCGCATGGAATGGTGCGCGTCGGCGCGTGCACACCCAGCGCGAGCGCGGGCGATATCGCCGCGAACACCGCGTCGCACATCGCGCTGGCGAAACAGGGCGATGCGGCGGGTGCCGACCTGCTGCTGTTCCCCGAGCTTGGCATCACCGGATACGCGATCGACGATCTGCACCTGCAGGATGCGGTGCTGCGCGCCACGACGCAGGGCCTGGACGAGCTGATCGCGGCGAGCGCGAAGCTGAAACCCGTGCTGCTGGTCGGCGCGGCGCTGGAACGCAACGGGCGGCTGTATAATTGCGCGGTGATCATCGCACGCGGGCGGGTGCTGGGCGTGGTGCCCAAAAGCTATTTCCCCAATTACCGCGAATATTATGAGAAGCGCTGGTTTGCTTCGGGCATCGGCCTGTCGGGCACGGTCGAACTTGCTGGCCAGACCGCACCATTCGGCACCGACCTGATCTTTGCCGCCGCCGACCTGCCCGATTTCGTCTTCCATGCCGAGATTTGTGAGGATTTCTGGGGGCCGCTGCCCCCTTCCACCTTCGGCGCGATGGCGGGCGCGACAATCCTGTGCAACCTATCGGCCAGCAACATCGTCATCGGGAAGGCGCGCGAGCGGGCATTGCTGTGCGCGGCGCAATCCAGCCGCACCGCATCGGCCTATCTCTTCTCCGCATCGGGGCCGGGTGAGAGCACCACCGACCTCGCCTGGGACGGGCAGAGCCTGATCTATGAGCTGGGCGAACTGCTCGCCGCATCGGGCCGGTTCGACCTCGAGGACGAGCTGATCACCGCCGATATCGATGTCGCGCGGCTGCGGCAGGAGCGGATGCGCTTCGGCACGTTCAACGACAATGCCGCCGCCGCCGGTCATCCCGAGCAGCGCTTTCGCCGCATCGCGTTCGAGCATCAGCCGGGGTTCGACGATATCGGCCTCCACCGCGCGATCCGCCGCTTTCCGTTCGTCCCCAACGCGCCCGAAAAGCTCGACGAGGATTGCTACGAAGCCTTCAACATCCAGGTCGAGGGGCTGCGCAAGCGCATGGTCGCGACCGGCAATGGCAAGATCATCATCGGCATTTCGGGCGGGCTCGATTCGACCCATGCGCTGATCGTCGCGGCCAAGGCGATGGACCGGCTGGGCCGACCGCGCAGCGACATTCTCGGCTTCACCATGCCCGGCTTTGCCACCGGCGAGAGGAGCAAGGGCAATGCCTGGGCGCTGATGAAGGCGCTGGGCATCACCGCCGAAGAGGTCGATATCCGCCCGGCTGCGCGGCAAATGCTGACCGACATGGGCCATCCCTATGCGGACGGCGAGCCGGTCTACGACATCACCTTCGAGAATGTTCAGGCCGGGCTGCGCACCGATTATCTCTTCCGCCTCGCCAATCAGCGCGGCGGGTTCGTGCTGGGTACTGGCGACCTGTCGGAGCTGGCGCTGGGCTGGTGCACCTATGGCGTCGGCGACCATATGTCGCACTACGCCGTCAATGCCGGCGTCCCCAAGACGCTGATCCAGTTCCTGATCCGCTGGTGCGTCGCGACCAACCAGTTCGACGCGGAGACCGATGCGGTGCTCGACGCGATCCTGGCGCAGGAAATCTCGCCCGAACTCGTCCCCGCCGACGCCAGCGGCGCGATGCAGAGCACCGAGGCGAAGATCGGTCCGTACGCGCTCAACGATTTCTTCGTCCATTATGTCGTGCGCCACGGCCTCGCGCCGTCGAAGATCGCGTTTCTGGCATGGCAGGCGTGGAAGGATGCCGATGCGGGCGAATGGCCGCTGGGCGTGCCGCCGCACCAGCGCGTCGCCTATGACCTGCCCACGATCCGCCACTGGCTGGAGAGATTCCTGATCCGCTTCTTCGCGCAGAGCCAGTTCAAGCGCAGCGCGATCCCGAATGGGCCAAAGGTGTCGGCCGGCGGCGCGCTCTCCCCCCGCGGCGACTGGCGCGCGCCGTCGGACGGCGTGGCGAGGCCGTGGCTCGACGAGCTGGAGGCGAACGTGCCTACGTAG
- a CDS encoding CinA family protein, which yields MTETLHPALPDDVDRAARDVLQAACDAKLSLSTAESCTGGMLASLLTDVEGVSSAFERGFVVYSKDAKCELLHIARDTVERCNAVSREVAVAMAEGALAASHADIALAITGFAGPGGPDDEPGLVHFACARNGRPTAHREEHFGDIGRGPTRIACMRVALEMIGEAIG from the coding sequence ATGACCGAAACGCTTCATCCGGCGCTGCCCGACGACGTTGATCGCGCCGCGCGCGACGTACTTCAGGCCGCCTGCGACGCGAAGCTGAGTCTCTCCACGGCCGAAAGCTGCACGGGCGGGATGCTCGCATCGCTGCTCACCGATGTCGAAGGTGTCAGCTCCGCGTTCGAGCGCGGCTTCGTGGTCTATTCGAAGGATGCCAAGTGCGAGTTGCTGCACATTGCGCGCGACACGGTCGAGCGTTGCAATGCGGTCAGCCGCGAGGTCGCGGTGGCGATGGCGGAGGGGGCGCTGGCGGCGAGTCACGCGGATATCGCGCTCGCCATCACCGGCTTTGCCGGACCCGGCGGACCTGATGACGAACCCGGCCTTGTCCACTTCGCCTGCGCCCGAAATGGCCGCCCGACCGCGCATCGCGAAGAACATTTTGGCGATATTGGTCGCGGACCGACCCGAATTGCCTGTATGCGCGTCGCACTGGAGATGATCGGCGAGGCGATAGGTTAG
- a CDS encoding murein L,D-transpeptidase catalytic domain family protein has product MDKMIDVAASRRAFLRTAGMVAGTGLLAGCAARSVTTAVLPATPVPVPPPPVATPVPAAPRAVASAPRGIRPELFERAVAAMQRHSTRIRQQDRIAIADFSLPSSRLRFHFVDMINGATRSMLVSHGIGSDPEHTGMLQRFSNEVNSEATCEGAFLAANYYVGKHQLSQRLIGLDPTNYNALDRAIVVHAAWYSNPEMIAKHGKLGRSQGCFAVGERDLDTLFALLGEGRMIYATKV; this is encoded by the coding sequence ATGGACAAGATGATTGACGTTGCGGCATCCCGCCGCGCTTTCCTGAGGACCGCCGGCATGGTTGCGGGCACCGGCCTGCTCGCCGGATGCGCCGCGCGCAGCGTGACCACTGCGGTTCTCCCCGCCACGCCGGTTCCCGTGCCGCCACCGCCGGTCGCCACGCCAGTTCCCGCCGCGCCGCGCGCGGTCGCCAGTGCGCCGCGCGGCATTCGCCCCGAATTGTTCGAGCGCGCGGTCGCGGCGATGCAGCGCCATTCGACCCGCATCCGCCAGCAGGACCGGATCGCGATCGCCGATTTTTCGCTGCCCAGCTCGCGACTGCGCTTCCACTTCGTGGACATGATCAACGGCGCCACGCGCTCGATGCTGGTCAGCCACGGCATCGGGTCCGACCCTGAGCATACCGGCATGCTCCAGCGCTTCTCGAACGAGGTGAATTCGGAAGCGACCTGCGAAGGCGCGTTCCTCGCCGCCAACTATTATGTCGGCAAGCATCAGCTGTCACAGCGGCTGATCGGGCTCGACCCGACCAATTACAACGCGCTCGACCGCGCGATCGTGGTCCATGCCGCCTGGTATTCGAACCCCGAGATGATCGCCAAGCATGGCAAGCTCGGCCGCAGCCAGGGCTGTTTCGCGGTGGGTGAGCGCGACCTCGACACGCTGTTCGCGCTGCTCGGCGAAGGCCGGATGATCTACGCGACCAAGGTCTGA
- a CDS encoding DUF3857 domain-containing protein: protein MRRFVAPLLVAALVGPLPALAQADGVGRGPVPNWVSPSTPLAVPDNPGGLVFVRRQDVLVRLDAKGLNQHLGYHFRILHPNALQAGNISIAWNPAHGAPIVHMVRVHRDGQIIDVLKTTKFEVLRREDQLEAMMLNGVLTAVLKVADLRVGDELEVAFTTRVSDPTLAGQDSGFLMLGPNPAPGRYRLGLSWDKGQKPAIKLTPDLTGAAQLSEDGLELKFDNPALLVPPKDAPSRYQWQRIVEYSDFADWKSISRHFAPLYVRAAKLADGSALAREADRIAAAHADPMERARAALKLVQQDVRYIYVGLDSGNLTPATAEETWQRRYGDCKGKTAMLLALLARLGSRRRRCSPTTTAATTVSTPVCPARACLTMSWSGHGSAMAFTGWTEPCRRPPRRPPRRYCPIVGCFRSARKAAGSRRGRGRRHRSRMRPSWSILTRVLDSMRLPVSPRRRSCAASRACSSRSSCPG from the coding sequence ATGCGCCGTTTCGTTGCTCCGCTGCTGGTCGCAGCGCTGGTTGGGCCACTGCCTGCACTCGCTCAGGCGGATGGTGTCGGGCGCGGCCCGGTTCCGAATTGGGTGTCACCGTCCACGCCGCTCGCGGTTCCGGATAATCCCGGCGGACTGGTTTTCGTGCGGCGGCAGGACGTGCTGGTGCGGTTGGATGCCAAAGGACTGAACCAGCATCTTGGCTATCATTTCCGCATTCTTCACCCCAACGCCCTGCAGGCGGGCAATATTTCGATCGCATGGAATCCCGCACACGGGGCGCCGATTGTCCACATGGTCAGGGTGCATCGCGACGGACAGATCATCGATGTGCTCAAGACCACCAAGTTCGAGGTACTGCGTCGAGAGGATCAGCTCGAGGCGATGATGCTCAACGGCGTGCTTACGGCGGTGCTGAAGGTCGCTGACCTGCGCGTGGGAGATGAGCTGGAAGTTGCCTTTACCACGCGGGTAAGTGATCCCACGCTCGCCGGGCAGGATTCAGGTTTCCTGATGCTTGGGCCGAACCCCGCCCCAGGGCGCTACCGGCTCGGACTGAGCTGGGACAAGGGTCAGAAGCCCGCAATCAAGCTGACACCCGATCTGACCGGAGCCGCACAGCTGAGCGAGGACGGACTTGAACTCAAGTTCGACAACCCCGCCCTGCTTGTACCCCCAAAGGACGCACCGTCGCGGTACCAATGGCAACGGATCGTCGAATATAGCGACTTCGCGGACTGGAAGTCGATCTCACGCCATTTCGCGCCACTCTATGTCAGGGCGGCGAAGCTGGCCGATGGATCGGCACTCGCCCGCGAAGCCGACCGCATCGCTGCGGCGCATGCCGATCCGATGGAACGGGCGCGGGCGGCGCTGAAGCTGGTCCAGCAGGATGTCCGCTACATCTATGTCGGCCTGGACAGCGGCAATCTGACCCCCGCGACCGCCGAGGAAACATGGCAACGGCGCTATGGCGATTGCAAGGGCAAGACGGCCATGCTGCTCGCCCTGCTCGCCCGTCTCGGATCACGGCGGAGGCGGTGCTCGCCAACAACAACGGCAGCGACGACGGTCTCGACGCCCGTCTGCCCAGCCCGCGCATGTTTGACCATGTCCTGGTCCGGGCACGGATCGGCGATGGCATTTACTGGATGGACGGAACCTTGCCGTCGGCCGCCCCGCCGTCCACCGCGCCGATACTGCCCTATCGTTGGGTGCTTCCGCTCAGCGCGGAAGGCAGCGGGATCGAGGCGCGGCCGTGGTCGCCGGCACAGAAGCCGGATGAGACCCAGCTGGTCGATCTTGACGCGAGTGCTGGATTCGATGCGCCTCCCCGTGTCACCACGACGTCGATCATGCGCGGCATCAAGGGCCTGCAGCAGCAGGTCCAGCTGTCCGGGCTGA
- a CDS encoding L,D-transpeptidase family protein — protein MASAMARTVRAVAFGLMLCVAVPAGAQEVAADSSAEILLRNGQWTWIEDAAFQPAGGASGVTILISIPAQVAYVYRDGVLIAASTISTGKPGKRTPAGEFTILQKRVHHRSNLYSNAPMPFMQRLTWDGIALHAGKLPGYPASHGCIRFPMEFARRLFGITALGTAVSVVDYEIVDPRVRRGAPRLPPTQMAKRADPPFLRADYAAFRTGDYDVVTSSNDVIIPASGGQSVSPEGVVFAPMEPVVQKTRRKR, from the coding sequence ATGGCGTCTGCGATGGCGCGGACAGTGCGGGCAGTGGCATTCGGCCTAATGCTGTGCGTGGCGGTTCCGGCCGGTGCGCAGGAGGTAGCGGCGGATAGCTCGGCCGAAATCCTGCTCCGCAACGGCCAGTGGACCTGGATCGAGGACGCGGCTTTTCAGCCTGCGGGCGGCGCGTCGGGCGTCACCATCCTGATCAGCATTCCCGCCCAGGTCGCCTATGTTTATCGCGACGGCGTGCTGATCGCGGCCTCGACGATCTCGACCGGAAAGCCGGGCAAGCGCACGCCCGCGGGTGAGTTCACCATCCTGCAAAAGCGGGTGCATCACCGCTCCAATCTCTACAGCAACGCGCCGATGCCGTTCATGCAGCGGCTGACCTGGGACGGGATCGCGCTGCATGCGGGGAAGCTGCCCGGCTATCCCGCATCGCATGGCTGCATCCGTTTCCCGATGGAGTTTGCGAGACGCCTGTTCGGGATCACCGCACTCGGCACCGCAGTCTCGGTCGTGGATTACGAGATCGTCGATCCCCGCGTCCGCCGCGGCGCGCCGCGCCTTCCGCCGACGCAAATGGCGAAGCGCGCCGATCCGCCCTTTCTGCGCGCCGACTATGCCGCTTTCCGCACCGGCGATTATGACGTGGTGACGTCGAGCAACGATGTGATCATCCCCGCTTCAGGCGGCCAGTCGGTCTCACCTGAAGGTGTCGTCTTCGCGCCCATGGAACCGGTGGTGCAGAAGACGCGGCGGAAGCGCTAG
- a CDS encoding 1-acyl-sn-glycerol-3-phosphate acyltransferase has product MADGVDPRRHDAALGLPTPLTATELFRFWRRVGLLLLAVLTHVPMHYLWRLLRLPSPWPRWFLGRAGRIAGARVEIVGTPLRRDVFYVSNHLSWIDILALGGASGTAFVAKAEIGASPVVGWLAGLNRTVYVKRENRMGVAEQINALRDALAENWAITVFPEGTTTDGKSLLPFKTPMLRVLEPPPPGVMVQPVLLDYGAAGEEIGWVGDEGGINNARRILSRKGSFPLRITYLDPFDPHDFPGRKAIAAESRRRIEDALVAALGGPLRPFAWSVEPVNYKPTDS; this is encoded by the coding sequence ATGGCCGATGGCGTCGATCCGCGGCGCCACGACGCCGCCCTTGGGCTGCCGACCCCGCTGACCGCAACAGAATTGTTTCGATTCTGGCGGCGGGTCGGGCTGTTGCTGCTCGCGGTGCTGACCCATGTGCCGATGCATTACCTTTGGCGGCTGCTGCGCCTCCCCTCCCCGTGGCCGCGCTGGTTTCTGGGACGCGCCGGGCGGATCGCCGGGGCGCGGGTCGAGATCGTCGGCACGCCGTTGCGGCGCGACGTCTTTTACGTCTCCAACCATCTGTCGTGGATCGACATCCTCGCGCTGGGCGGGGCGAGCGGGACTGCCTTCGTCGCCAAGGCGGAGATCGGCGCATCGCCGGTTGTCGGATGGCTCGCGGGGCTCAACCGCACCGTCTATGTGAAGCGCGAGAACCGGATGGGGGTCGCCGAACAGATCAACGCGCTGCGCGACGCGCTCGCGGAAAACTGGGCGATCACCGTATTTCCGGAGGGGACGACCACCGACGGCAAGTCATTGCTGCCGTTCAAGACGCCGATGTTGCGCGTGCTCGAACCCCCGCCGCCGGGCGTGATGGTCCAGCCGGTTCTGCTCGATTATGGCGCGGCGGGTGAAGAGATCGGTTGGGTCGGCGATGAGGGCGGGATCAACAATGCGCGGCGCATTCTGTCGCGCAAGGGCAGCTTTCCGCTGCGCATCACCTATCTCGACCCGTTCGACCCGCATGACTTTCCCGGTCGCAAGGCGATCGCGGCGGAGAGTCGGCGGCGGATCGAGGACGCGCTGGTCGCCGCACTCGGCGGGCCGTTGCGACCGTTCGCCTGGTCGGTCGAACCGGTGAACTACAAGCCCACCGACAGTTAG
- a CDS encoding Fur family transcriptional regulator: protein MSRKIDLEALCHEKGLRITEQRKVIARVLSEADDHPDVEKVYARASAIDPGISIATVYRTVRLFEEAGILDRHDFGDGRARYEPAPEAHHDHLIDVETGKVIEFVDPELELLQKQIAERLGFRLVDHRMELYGVALERKT from the coding sequence ATGAGCCGCAAGATCGATCTCGAAGCGCTGTGCCACGAAAAGGGCCTGCGCATTACCGAACAGCGCAAGGTGATCGCGCGCGTCCTGTCCGAAGCGGATGACCATCCCGACGTCGAGAAGGTCTATGCCCGCGCATCGGCGATCGATCCGGGCATCTCGATCGCGACCGTCTATCGCACGGTGCGGCTGTTCGAGGAGGCGGGCATTCTCGACCGCCACGATTTCGGTGACGGCCGTGCGCGTTACGAACCCGCGCCCGAGGCGCATCACGATCACCTGATCGATGTCGAAACGGGCAAGGTGATCGAGTTCGTCGATCCCGAGCTGGAATTGCTGCAAAAGCAGATCGCCGAGCGGCTCGGCTTCCGACTGGTCGATCACCGAATGGAACTGTACGGCGTCGCGCTCGAGCGCAAGACCTGA
- a CDS encoding MucR family transcriptional regulator gives MDTQNDMQETLITLTADIVAAHVSNNSVAVSDLPLLISNVHGALANLGSAKPEPEVKKQEPAVSIRSSIKPDFIVCLEDGKKLKMLKRHLMTHYQMTPDDYRAKWNLPADYPMVAPNYAEQRRTLAKKIGLGTKRRKR, from the coding sequence ATGGACACGCAGAATGACATGCAGGAAACGCTGATCACGCTGACCGCGGATATTGTTGCGGCGCATGTCAGCAATAATAGCGTGGCAGTTTCCGATCTTCCGCTGCTCATTTCCAACGTTCACGGCGCACTCGCCAATCTGGGTAGTGCGAAGCCTGAACCCGAAGTGAAGAAGCAGGAGCCTGCCGTTTCGATTCGCTCTTCGATCAAGCCGGACTTCATTGTTTGCCTTGAGGACGGAAAGAAGCTGAAGATGCTGAAGCGCCATCTGATGACTCATTATCAGATGACCCCGGATGACTATCGCGCCAAGTGGAACCTGCCCGCCGACTATCCGATGGTCGCGCCGAACTATGCCGAACAGCGCCGCACCCTGGCGAAGAAGATCGGCCTGGGCACCAAGCGCCGCAAGCGCTGA
- a CDS encoding GNAT family N-acetyltransferase, producing the protein MSTAPWPIEIVRGDAADLRAVNAIMGEAFEPRYGEAWTPSQCLGMLALPGAWLTLARVDERVAGFALARAVLDESELLLLATCPTLRRRGIGGVLLRSVIADARIRGATMMHLEVRANNDAVALYQGEGFRKIGERRDYYRGNDGKLFDAHTFSKMLD; encoded by the coding sequence ATGAGCACCGCGCCCTGGCCGATCGAGATCGTTCGCGGCGACGCCGCCGATTTGCGCGCGGTGAACGCGATCATGGGCGAGGCGTTCGAACCTCGCTATGGCGAGGCATGGACGCCCAGCCAGTGCCTGGGGATGCTGGCGCTGCCCGGCGCGTGGCTGACATTGGCCCGTGTCGACGAGCGGGTCGCGGGATTCGCGCTCGCCCGCGCGGTGCTCGACGAATCCGAACTGCTGTTGCTGGCGACCTGCCCCACATTGCGCCGTCGCGGGATCGGCGGGGTTCTGCTGCGGTCGGTGATCGCCGATGCACGGATTCGCGGCGCGACGATGATGCATCTGGAAGTCCGCGCGAACAACGACGCGGTTGCGCTCTATCAGGGCGAAGGATTCCGGAAGATAGGTGAACGTCGCGATTACTATCGCGGAAATGACGGCAAGCTGTTCGACGCGCACACATTTTCCAAAATGCTCGACTGA
- the tsaB gene encoding tRNA (adenosine(37)-N6)-threonylcarbamoyltransferase complex dimerization subunit type 1 TsaB: MPRLLVIETATAACSVALIDGDTLVAENHAEVGRGHAERLVPMIAELPDGGRAGAILVDCGPGSFTGIRVGIAAARGLSFGWGITAQGFSSLPLVAAGAFAADPGIAEVAVVLEGGHGEVFMAAYDRQLAQIAPFASLKPEAARAQLAGRVAVGNGVRHLAVLDPALDLREALPRAADARLLPAALCALPPRPIYGRAPDAKPIAA, encoded by the coding sequence TTGCCTAGGCTTCTCGTCATCGAGACGGCGACCGCCGCCTGTTCGGTCGCCCTGATTGACGGCGACACGCTGGTCGCCGAAAATCACGCGGAAGTCGGACGCGGCCATGCCGAGCGGCTGGTGCCGATGATCGCCGAGTTGCCCGATGGCGGCCGCGCCGGAGCGATCCTGGTCGATTGCGGGCCGGGCAGCTTTACCGGAATCCGCGTCGGCATCGCCGCTGCGCGCGGGCTGTCATTTGGTTGGGGCATCACGGCGCAGGGCTTTTCCTCGCTGCCGCTGGTTGCCGCCGGCGCGTTTGCTGCCGATCCGGGTATCGCGGAGGTGGCGGTCGTGCTCGAAGGCGGGCATGGTGAGGTGTTCATGGCCGCCTATGACCGCCAGCTCGCGCAGATCGCGCCCTTTGCGTCGCTGAAGCCCGAAGCCGCGCGCGCGCAATTGGCCGGGCGGGTCGCGGTCGGCAACGGCGTGCGCCACCTCGCCGTGCTCGACCCCGCACTCGATCTGCGCGAGGCATTGCCCCGCGCCGCCGACGCCCGACTGCTCCCCGCCGCCCTCTGCGCATTGCCGCCGCGCCCGATCTATGGTCGCGCGCCGGACGCCAAACCGATCGCGGCATGA
- a CDS encoding malonic semialdehyde reductase, with protein sequence MGTPLDDAALDTLFRTARTYNGYLPGEVTQADIEAIYDLVKMGPTSANQQPARFVWCLSQASKDKLAECATGTNPDKIRKAPAAVVIGMDLDFHEELPWLFPHTDAKSWFVGPQEKRRDSAFRNGSLQGAYFIMAARALGWDTGPMSGFDAAKVEAAFLADQPSVRVNFISTFGKGDPATIFGRSPRPEFGKFNKIA encoded by the coding sequence ATGGGAACGCCGCTCGACGACGCCGCGCTCGACACGCTGTTCCGCACCGCGCGCACCTATAATGGCTATCTGCCGGGTGAAGTGACCCAGGCGGATATCGAGGCGATCTACGATCTGGTGAAGATGGGGCCGACCTCGGCCAACCAGCAGCCGGCGCGCTTCGTCTGGTGCCTGTCGCAGGCATCGAAGGACAAGCTGGCCGAATGCGCGACCGGGACCAACCCCGACAAGATCCGCAAGGCACCCGCTGCGGTGGTGATCGGCATGGATCTCGACTTCCATGAGGAACTGCCCTGGCTGTTCCCGCATACCGACGCCAAGAGCTGGTTCGTCGGGCCGCAGGAAAAGCGCCGCGACAGCGCGTTCCGCAACGGGTCGCTGCAGGGCGCCTATTTCATCATGGCGGCGCGCGCACTGGGCTGGGACACCGGGCCGATGTCGGGGTTCGACGCGGCAAAGGTCGAGGCGGCATTCCTCGCCGACCAGCCGTCGGTGCGCGTCAATTTCATCTCGACCTTCGGCAAGGGCGATCCCGCGACCATCTTCGGCCGCTCGCCGCGCCCCGAATTCGGGAAGTTCAACAAGATTGCCTAG